The Clostridia bacterium genome window below encodes:
- a CDS encoding histidinol-phosphatase, with protein MVDSDLHTHTAYSDGRCGAEEIVLAAIERGLKTVGISDHSYTAFDESYCMKKDALDRYLDEIAALKRKYEGKIRVLAGIEEDLFSETDLTRFDYAIGSVHYLKIGEKYLPADESAEILLTAAKENFGGDFLKLAELYFEEVGALADKKGAAIVGHFDLISKFNEKGNLFSESDPRYEKAWKRAADRLLLAGNTFEINTGAMHRGYRTFPYPSRPILTYLKNAGARFVFGSDSHSSKTLGFAFEEVEKNIKE; from the coding sequence ATGGTTGATTCCGACCTGCACACCCACACGGCGTACAGCGACGGGAGATGCGGAGCCGAAGAGATCGTCCTCGCGGCAATCGAAAGAGGGCTCAAAACCGTCGGCATCAGCGATCACAGCTACACGGCGTTCGACGAAAGCTACTGCATGAAAAAGGATGCGCTCGATCGCTATCTCGATGAGATCGCCGCTTTGAAACGTAAGTACGAAGGGAAAATCCGAGTCCTTGCGGGGATCGAAGAGGATCTTTTTTCCGAAACCGATCTTACGCGTTTCGACTATGCGATCGGCTCCGTCCACTATCTGAAAATCGGAGAAAAATATCTCCCTGCGGACGAATCCGCCGAGATCCTTCTCACCGCGGCGAAAGAGAACTTCGGGGGCGATTTTTTGAAACTTGCCGAACTCTATTTCGAGGAAGTCGGCGCGCTCGCGGATAAAAAAGGCGCGGCGATCGTCGGGCACTTCGATTTGATCTCGAAATTCAATGAAAAAGGGAATCTGTTTTCCGAGAGCGATCCTCGCTATGAAAAAGCGTGGAAAAGGGCGGCGGATCGACTGCTCCTCGCGGGAAATACCTTCGAGATCAACACGGGCGCGATGCATCGGGGCTATCGCACGTTTCCGTATCCTTCCCGCCCGATCCTGACCTATTTGAAAAATGCGGGCGCGCGGTTCGTCTTCGGAAGCGACAGCCACTCTTCAAAGACGCTCGGTTTCGCGTTCGAAGAGGTCGAAAAAAACATAAAAGAATAA
- a CDS encoding bifunctional phosphoribosyl-AMP cyclohydrolase/phosphoribosyl-ATP diphosphatase HisIE — translation MIDINELKFDEKGLIPAIVADAVSKKVLTLAYMNKESLKISMEKELTCFYSRSRQELWLKGETSGNYQHIVSITADCDKDALLVLVEKDGPACHLGNESCFSNPVFESEERKEFSYEGLYDLLVGRKIEKKEGSYTTYLFEKGLDKILKKVGEESTEVIIAGKAEDKKETIYEIADLAYHVMVLMVQMGISLEDVHKELASRHVIDKKVKQEKMTNG, via the coding sequence ATGATCGATATCAACGAACTGAAATTTGACGAAAAAGGTTTGATCCCCGCCATCGTGGCGGACGCCGTCAGCAAAAAAGTCCTGACGCTCGCCTATATGAATAAGGAGAGCTTGAAGATCTCGATGGAGAAAGAGCTGACCTGTTTTTACAGCCGTTCGAGGCAAGAGCTTTGGCTCAAAGGGGAGACGAGCGGGAACTATCAGCACATCGTTTCCATAACCGCCGATTGCGATAAGGACGCGCTTCTCGTCCTCGTGGAGAAGGACGGACCCGCTTGCCACCTCGGAAACGAGAGCTGCTTCTCGAATCCCGTCTTCGAAAGCGAGGAGAGAAAAGAATTCTCCTACGAGGGCTTGTACGACCTTCTCGTCGGCAGAAAGATCGAGAAAAAGGAAGGCTCCTACACGACCTACCTTTTCGAGAAAGGGTTGGATAAGATCTTAAAGAAAGTCGGAGAGGAAAGCACCGAAGTCATCATCGCGGGAAAAGCGGAAGATAAAAAGGAGACGATCTACGAGATCGCCGACCTCGCCTATCACGTCATGGTCTTGATGGTCCAGATGGGGATCTCTCTCGAAGACGTCCATAAGGAGCTTGCGTCTCGCCACGTCATCGATAAGAAGGTCAAGCAGGAGAAAATGACCAATGGTTGA
- the hisF gene encoding imidazole glycerol phosphate synthase subunit HisF: MITKRIIPCLDVKDGRVVKGVNFTGIQDVSSPVERAEYYSKNGADELVFYDITASSEGRKLFTDILVRTAEKVFIPLTVGGGIRSIEDFDRVLKCGADKVSVNSGAIKDPSLVSAAARKYGSQCVVISADVKRVGGEFRVFAKGGREDTGLEAISWIKRCVNMGAGEVVLNSIDTDGVKMGFDLEMLSFVCESVNVPVIASGGAGNVRDFITLFKTLPRVDAGLAASIFHFGEVEIKDLKKEMLAAGIPARL; encoded by the coding sequence ATGATAACTAAGAGGATCATTCCGTGTTTGGACGTTAAGGACGGCAGAGTCGTCAAAGGCGTCAATTTTACCGGCATTCAGGACGTTTCTTCTCCCGTCGAGCGCGCGGAGTATTATTCGAAGAACGGCGCGGACGAACTCGTCTTTTACGATATCACCGCTTCGAGCGAGGGCAGAAAACTTTTTACCGATATTCTCGTTCGGACGGCGGAGAAAGTCTTTATTCCGCTGACCGTCGGCGGGGGCATTCGCTCGATCGAAGATTTCGATCGCGTGTTGAAATGCGGCGCGGATAAGGTCAGCGTCAATTCAGGCGCGATCAAAGATCCTTCGCTCGTTTCCGCCGCCGCGAGAAAGTACGGCAGTCAATGCGTCGTCATCAGCGCGGACGTAAAGCGCGTGGGCGGCGAATTCCGCGTCTTCGCGAAAGGCGGCAGGGAAGATACCGGGCTCGAAGCGATCTCTTGGATCAAGCGTTGCGTGAATATGGGCGCGGGCGAAGTCGTCCTGAACTCGATCGACACGGACGGCGTAAAGATGGGATTCGATCTCGAAATGCTTTCTTTCGTTTGCGAAAGCGTGAACGTCCCCGTCATCGCATCGGGCGGCGCGGGAAACGTCCGCGATTTTATAACGCTGTTTAAGACGCTTCCGAGGGTGGACGCGGGGCTCGCGGCTTCGATCTTCCACTTCGGCGAGGTCGAGATCAAAGATTTGAAAAAGGAAATGCTTGCGGCGGGAATCCCCGCAAGGCTGTAA
- the hisA gene encoding 1-(5-phosphoribosyl)-5-[(5-phosphoribosylamino)methylideneamino]imidazole-4-carboxamide isomerase — protein sequence MKIFPAIDLFGGKAVRLYKGDYAQMTVYGDPLFFAEDFAAKGAKNLHLVDLEGAKDGSTPHFELVKTLKKKSGLFAEIGGGVRDLKTAEKYLSAGVDRVILGTAAVSDPAFLSSAVRAFGEKIAVGADVKDGFIAIKGWMEKSAYTLTDFFAKMADEGVKTIVCTDVSKDGAMRGANLEMYEKLSKEFEMKIVASGGVSSVEDVRALEKMGLYGAIVGKAYYTGAIDLKEAIEVAHDN from the coding sequence ATGAAAATTTTCCCCGCGATCGATCTGTTCGGCGGAAAAGCCGTTCGACTGTATAAAGGCGATTACGCGCAAATGACGGTTTACGGAGATCCGCTCTTTTTTGCGGAAGATTTCGCCGCGAAAGGCGCGAAGAATCTTCACCTCGTAGACCTCGAAGGCGCGAAGGACGGTTCCACTCCGCATTTCGAACTCGTTAAAACGCTCAAAAAGAAGAGCGGACTTTTCGCGGAGATCGGCGGCGGCGTCCGCGATCTCAAAACCGCCGAAAAGTATTTGTCCGCGGGCGTGGATCGCGTGATCCTCGGGACCGCGGCGGTTTCCGATCCCGCTTTTCTCTCTTCCGCCGTTCGCGCGTTCGGAGAAAAGATCGCGGTCGGCGCGGACGTGAAGGACGGATTCATCGCGATCAAAGGCTGGATGGAAAAATCCGCCTACACGCTGACGGACTTTTTCGCGAAAATGGCGGACGAGGGCGTAAAGACGATCGTCTGCACGGACGTTTCGAAAGACGGCGCGATGCGCGGCGCGAATCTCGAAATGTATGAAAAACTGTCGAAAGAGTTTGAAATGAAGATCGTCGCCTCGGGCGGCGTCTCTTCCGTCGAGGACGTTCGCGCTCTCGAAAAAATGGGGCTGTACGGCGCGATCGTCGGCAAAGCGTACTATACCGGCGCGATCGACTTAAAAGAAGCGATAGAGGTGGCGCATGATAACTAA
- the hisH gene encoding imidazole glycerol phosphate synthase subunit HisH: protein MIAIVDYGVGNLFSLKSSFAAIGADAIVTSSADAIRGADKIVLPGVGAFSAAVEKLEESGLYPVVIDEARRGKPFLGICLGMQMLFERSFEDGVYEGLSLLSGEVRSIGEVIPADYKIPHIGWNALRFVKDCPLFKYIKEGDFVYFVHSFYASNCEESVAAVADYGAPLTACVQKGNIFGCQFHPEKSGEVGLKMLKAFVEYEGEKQ from the coding sequence ATGATCGCGATCGTGGATTACGGAGTCGGGAATCTTTTCTCGCTGAAATCATCCTTCGCGGCGATCGGCGCGGATGCGATCGTAACGAGCAGCGCGGACGCGATCCGCGGCGCGGATAAGATCGTCTTGCCCGGCGTCGGCGCGTTTTCCGCGGCGGTCGAAAAGCTCGAAGAAAGCGGACTGTACCCCGTCGTCATCGACGAGGCGCGGAGGGGAAAACCCTTTCTTGGGATCTGCCTCGGAATGCAGATGCTCTTCGAGAGAAGTTTCGAAGACGGCGTTTACGAAGGTCTTTCCCTTTTGTCGGGAGAAGTTCGCTCGATCGGCGAGGTGATCCCCGCGGACTATAAGATCCCGCATATCGGTTGGAACGCTTTGCGCTTTGTGAAGGATTGCCCGCTCTTTAAGTACATCAAGGAAGGCGATTTCGTCTATTTCGTTCATTCGTTTTATGCGTCGAACTGCGAAGAGAGCGTCGCGGCGGTCGCGGATTACGGCGCGCCTTTGACGGCTTGCGTGCAAAAAGGAAATATCTTCGGCTGTCAGTTTCACCCCGAAAAAAGCGGGGAGGTCGGCTTGAAGATGCTGAAAGCGTTCGTCGAGTACGAAGGAGAAAAACAATGA
- the hisB gene encoding imidazoleglycerol-phosphate dehydratase HisB, with protein sequence MRKAEIERKTKETDIKLKLDIDGTGVSSVQTGCGFMDHMLTLFASHGRFDLTLTCVGDTEVDDHHTVEDIGIALGEAFYKALGDKAGITRYGSTILPMDEALILSAVDFSGRDYLGYELFIPTEKVGSFDTELVEEFWLAFVRNAKITLHFLQFAGENSHHIIEGAFKSAARSFKEAVRVDESLGGAIPSTKGVL encoded by the coding sequence ATGAGAAAAGCGGAGATCGAACGCAAAACCAAAGAAACGGATATCAAACTCAAACTCGATATTGACGGGACGGGCGTTTCGTCCGTGCAGACCGGGTGCGGCTTTATGGATCATATGCTGACCCTTTTCGCTTCGCACGGTCGTTTCGACCTGACCTTGACCTGCGTGGGCGACACCGAGGTGGACGATCATCACACCGTCGAAGATATCGGGATCGCGCTCGGCGAGGCGTTTTATAAAGCGCTCGGCGATAAGGCGGGCATCACCCGTTACGGTAGCACGATTCTCCCGATGGACGAGGCTTTGATCCTTTCCGCGGTCGATTTTTCGGGTCGCGATTATCTCGGCTACGAGCTTTTTATCCCGACCGAGAAAGTCGGTTCGTTCGACACCGAGCTCGTGGAAGAGTTTTGGCTCGCGTTCGTCCGTAACGCCAAGATCACCTTGCACTTCCTGCAATTCGCGGGCGAGAATTCTCACCATATCATCGAAGGCGCGTTCAAGTCGGCGGCGAGAAGTTTCAAAGAAGCCGTCAGGGTGGACGAGTCTCTCGGAGGGGCGATCCCCTCTACGAAGGGCGTGTTATGA
- the hisC gene encoding histidinol-phosphate transaminase translates to MSKYLSETYGSLVPYEPGEQPKIQNLIKLNTNESPFPPSPRAVEDGKKELALSQLYPDPECVRLREAIAENLGCGITKDEVFVGNGSDEVLFLAFNAYKDKGFAFPDITYGFYPVYAKIAGAAFREIPLKADFTVDFAALKREKGAVVVANPNAPTGIFAPLSEIVDLIESDRSRIVVVDEAYVDFGGESAVSLVKKYENLLVTRTFSKSRSLAGARLGFGVACPALIRDLNLLKYSVNPYNVNRVTAAMGYGALRDEAYTKRNCAEIERNRERLAKEILPFGYSSLPSKANFLFVKHEKLSGESVYRALREKSILVRYFDKERLRPFVRITIGNEEQTNALIDAMKRVAEGI, encoded by the coding sequence ATGAGTAAATATCTGAGTGAAACGTACGGTTCGCTCGTCCCGTACGAGCCGGGGGAGCAACCGAAAATACAAAATTTGATCAAGTTGAACACGAACGAATCTCCGTTCCCGCCTTCGCCGCGCGCGGTGGAAGATGGGAAAAAGGAGCTCGCTCTTTCTCAGCTTTATCCCGATCCCGAGTGCGTTCGCCTTCGCGAAGCGATCGCGGAGAACCTCGGCTGCGGGATCACGAAGGACGAGGTCTTCGTCGGCAACGGGTCGGACGAAGTCTTGTTCCTCGCGTTCAACGCGTATAAGGATAAGGGCTTCGCGTTCCCGGATATTACCTACGGATTCTATCCCGTCTATGCGAAGATCGCGGGCGCGGCGTTTCGCGAGATCCCGTTGAAAGCGGATTTTACCGTCGACTTTGCCGCCTTAAAAAGAGAAAAAGGCGCGGTCGTCGTCGCGAATCCGAATGCCCCAACGGGGATCTTCGCGCCGCTTTCCGAGATCGTCGATCTGATCGAAAGCGATCGAAGCAGGATCGTCGTCGTGGACGAAGCCTACGTCGATTTCGGTGGGGAAAGCGCGGTGAGCCTCGTCAAAAAGTACGAGAACCTTCTCGTTACGCGAACCTTTTCCAAATCGCGTTCGCTCGCGGGCGCGCGCCTCGGTTTCGGCGTCGCTTGTCCCGCGCTGATCCGCGATCTGAATCTTTTGAAGTATTCGGTCAATCCATATAACGTGAATCGCGTGACGGCGGCGATGGGCTACGGCGCGCTGCGGGACGAGGCGTACACGAAAAGGAATTGCGCGGAGATCGAGAGAAATCGCGAACGCTTGGCGAAGGAGATCCTTCCGTTCGGCTACTCGTCGCTTCCGTCCAAGGCGAACTTTTTGTTCGTAAAGCACGAAAAACTGTCGGGCGAAAGCGTCTATCGCGCGCTTCGGGAGAAGAGCATCCTCGTTCGGTATTTCGATAAGGAAAGATTACGCCCGTTCGTCCGCATAACGATCGGAAACGAAGAGCAAACGAATGCATTGATCGACGCGATGAAGCGCGTCGCGGAGGGAATATGA
- the hisD gene encoding histidinol dehydrogenase, whose translation MKIIPADLYLQELRSGKDVSKPDVGAAVREIIENVRENGDSAVLMYESKFDKADLSSLVVTKEEIEEAIEKVPKKFFKVLMKAAKNIRAFHEKQKRKGFSISGKGKLIGQKVLPIERAALYVPGGTAAYPSTVLMNAIPAKIAGCAEVCIATPPLINGKINPVILAAAHIAGVDTIYKMGGAQAIAALAYGTESVKKADKIVGPGNVYVAEAKRQVYGLVSIDMIAGPSEIAVLADEKSDPSFVAADLLSQAEHDKNARAILITPSEDLAKSVEKEVEAQLARLKRKEIASVSVENNGRIVLVKDMEEGVAVANEIAPEHLEICSDEPTKYLDLVKNAGSVFLGRYCPEALGDYLGGPNHTLPTSGAARFSSPLSVDDFIKKTQFIYYDKAAFSKVADDIAYFAAKEGLTAHAESALIRLGK comes from the coding sequence ATGAAAATCATACCTGCCGACCTGTACTTGCAAGAACTCAGAAGCGGAAAAGACGTCTCCAAACCCGACGTCGGCGCCGCCGTCCGCGAGATCATCGAAAACGTTCGCGAAAACGGAGATTCCGCCGTCCTTATGTATGAAAGCAAATTCGACAAAGCCGATCTTTCGAGCCTTGTCGTCACCAAAGAAGAGATCGAAGAAGCGATCGAAAAGGTCCCCAAAAAGTTCTTTAAGGTCTTGATGAAAGCCGCGAAGAATATCCGCGCGTTCCACGAGAAACAGAAGCGCAAGGGCTTTTCCATTTCGGGCAAAGGCAAACTTATCGGGCAAAAAGTCCTTCCGATCGAGCGCGCCGCGCTGTACGTTCCGGGCGGAACGGCGGCGTATCCTTCCACCGTCTTGATGAACGCGATCCCCGCCAAGATCGCGGGCTGCGCCGAGGTCTGCATCGCGACCCCGCCGCTGATCAACGGAAAGATAAACCCCGTGATCCTCGCGGCGGCGCATATCGCCGGCGTGGACACGATCTATAAAATGGGCGGCGCGCAGGCGATCGCCGCGCTCGCTTACGGGACGGAGAGCGTCAAAAAGGCGGATAAGATCGTCGGCCCCGGTAACGTCTACGTTGCGGAAGCGAAAAGGCAGGTCTACGGGCTCGTCTCGATCGATATGATCGCGGGACCGAGCGAGATCGCCGTCCTTGCGGATGAAAAATCCGATCCGTCTTTCGTGGCGGCGGATCTTCTCTCCCAAGCGGAACACGATAAGAACGCGCGCGCGATTTTGATCACGCCCTCCGAGGATCTTGCGAAGAGCGTCGAAAAGGAAGTCGAAGCGCAGCTCGCCCGCTTGAAGAGAAAGGAGATCGCTTCCGTTTCCGTCGAGAATAACGGCAGGATCGTCCTCGTTAAAGATATGGAAGAGGGCGTCGCGGTCGCAAACGAGATCGCTCCCGAGCATCTCGAAATCTGTTCGGACGAGCCGACGAAGTACCTCGACCTCGTGAAAAACGCGGGTTCGGTTTTCCTCGGAAGGTATTGCCCCGAAGCGCTCGGCGATTATCTCGGCGGACCGAATCACACCCTTCCGACCTCCGGCGCGGCGCGGTTTTCCAGCCCGCTCTCGGTGGACGACTTCATTAAAAAGACGCAGTTTATTTATTACGATAAAGCCGCCTTCTCGAAGGTCGCGGATGACATCGCGTACTTCGCGGCGAAAGAGGGGCTGACGGCGCACGCCGAAAGCGCGCTGATCCGACTGGGAAAATGA
- the hisG gene encoding ATP phosphoribosyltransferase, translated as MLNVALPKGRLGEKVYELFAKAGYECPSILENSRKLIFENEEKGVRYFWVKPSDVAIYVERGAADIGVAGKDILLEYKPDVYELLDLKLGVCRMAVAAPKTFRDDPRKVLKVATKFKNIAMDYYSKLGREIDIIHLNGSIEIAPILKLSDVIVDIVETGKTLKENDLEVLETIVPISARLISNKSAYKFNSERIEALRASLAKMI; from the coding sequence ATGTTGAACGTAGCGTTGCCGAAAGGGCGTTTGGGCGAAAAGGTGTACGAGCTGTTTGCGAAGGCGGGATACGAATGTCCTTCAATCTTGGAAAACAGCCGCAAGTTGATCTTTGAAAACGAGGAAAAAGGCGTTCGGTATTTTTGGGTAAAACCTTCCGACGTCGCGATCTACGTCGAGCGTGGCGCAGCGGATATCGGCGTCGCGGGGAAAGATATCCTGCTCGAATATAAGCCGGACGTGTACGAGCTTCTCGATTTGAAACTCGGGGTGTGCCGCATGGCGGTCGCCGCTCCGAAGACCTTCCGCGACGATCCGAGGAAGGTTTTGAAAGTCGCGACGAAATTCAAAAACATCGCGATGGATTACTATTCGAAGCTCGGTCGCGAGATCGACATCATCCATTTGAACGGTTCGATCGAGATCGCGCCGATCTTAAAACTCAGCGACGTGATCGTCGATATCGTCGAGACGGGGAAGACTTTGAAAGAGAACGATCTCGAAGTTCTGGAAACCATCGTTCCGATCAGCGCGCGCCTGATCTCGAATAAATCCGCTTATAAATTCAACTCCGAGCGTATCGAGGCTTTAAGAGCAAGCCTTGCGAAAATGATATAA
- a CDS encoding ATP phosphoribosyltransferase regulatory subunit gives MKDGKISNALGKLYESFGYLRFKMNKFEEYDTYVENKSFLTSDNVITFTDTNGKLMALKPDVTLSIVKNSKDEPGIAKKVYYNENVYRVASGSGAFKEIMQSGLECVGDVGSYELSEVIGIALESLRVLSSECVLDVSHLGIVSAAMEIAGLSEVGKNKMRALFSGKNVNGAEALLEEEGASEEGKKLILSLMRIGGTSKAAIPALLALSSDKEYLACVNELKEVLSVAGDENLRVDFSVMNDMRYYNGVVFQGFVKGVARPVLSGGQYDLLLKKMKRSSKAVGFAVYLDEIEEEADSALDVDVLILFREGESVGKIAEAVRAERAKGKKVIAEKKIPSFLRYGEVKEL, from the coding sequence TTGAAAGACGGAAAAATCTCGAACGCGCTCGGCAAGCTTTACGAAAGCTTCGGCTATCTGCGTTTCAAAATGAATAAATTCGAGGAATACGATACCTACGTCGAAAACAAAAGCTTTTTGACGTCCGATAACGTCATTACCTTTACGGACACGAACGGCAAGCTTATGGCTTTGAAGCCGGACGTAACGCTTTCGATCGTCAAGAATTCGAAGGACGAACCCGGGATCGCGAAAAAGGTCTATTACAATGAGAACGTCTATCGCGTGGCTTCGGGGAGCGGGGCTTTCAAGGAGATTATGCAATCGGGCTTGGAGTGCGTCGGCGACGTCGGAAGTTACGAGCTTTCCGAAGTCATCGGGATCGCGCTCGAAAGCCTGCGCGTCCTTTCCTCGGAATGCGTGCTCGACGTCTCCCATCTCGGGATCGTCTCCGCCGCGATGGAGATCGCGGGGCTTTCCGAGGTCGGAAAGAACAAAATGCGCGCGCTGTTTTCGGGGAAGAACGTAAACGGCGCGGAAGCCCTTCTCGAAGAAGAGGGCGCGTCAGAAGAGGGAAAGAAGTTGATCCTGTCTTTGATGCGGATCGGCGGGACTTCGAAAGCGGCGATCCCCGCACTTCTCGCGCTTTCTTCCGACAAGGAGTATCTTGCCTGTGTGAATGAGCTGAAAGAAGTCCTTTCCGTCGCGGGCGATGAGAATCTCAGAGTCGATTTCTCCGTTATGAACGATATGCGCTATTATAACGGCGTCGTCTTCCAAGGATTCGTCAAAGGCGTGGCGCGCCCCGTCCTTTCCGGAGGGCAGTACGACCTTTTGCTGAAAAAGATGAAGCGGTCGTCGAAGGCGGTCGGATTCGCCGTCTATTTGGACGAGATCGAGGAAGAAGCGGATTCCGCGCTCGACGTCGACGTCCTGATCCTCTTCCGCGAGGGAGAAAGCGTCGGAAAAATCGCGGAAGCCGTCCGCGCCGAGCGCGCGAAAGGCAAGAAAGTCATCGCGGAGAAAAAGATCCCGAGTTTCTTGCGTTACGGCGAAGTCAAAGAATTGTGA
- a CDS encoding DUF1508 domain-containing protein, with protein sequence MVAINEFFKNLATKLKLPAFFKGNTFVFNNLFLALIVLILVIALILVIVLVPSKKKNKSGEESAPVSDDAEPEEEAEPEEAVAEEAVEEEPAEEAVAVEEEPAEEAPAEEAVEEAPAEEEVAVEEEPEAVVEEAVAEEEPEVIEVAEEEAPAEETVEEAPAEEEITAAAEEEPAEEAAIEEEPEAVAEEPAEEEVAVEEEPAEVAVEEESAEEAVEEAPVAEEQAQEEPVEEEKAEEPAEEAAPAPVKEEKKAAPKAKKSAKAEVAAAKEAPAPKPIKAKKPSDGKTVGKYEILERNGSFYFLLKANNGQLLLESPSYTSEQGAKNGIETFKKAVDGGIYTIDEEKNGSFRFVMRASTRSQMRYYGESYSTRQSAESSIQSVKNFAQNAIIKVVENTDQDAVAANDSATVFVPDPITEKSYKAGGKYEIIELNPNNFHFLLKANNGQLLLESPSYTSEQGAKNAIETFKKAVETGIYTIDEDKNGNFKFILRASTRSQIRYFGESYSTRQRAESSVNSVRSFAAKAVLKKSE encoded by the coding sequence ATGGTTGCTATCAATGAATTTTTTAAGAATTTAGCGACGAAGCTTAAACTCCCTGCCTTTTTCAAGGGGAACACTTTTGTTTTTAACAACCTGTTTCTCGCGTTGATCGTCCTTATTCTCGTGATCGCTTTGATCCTCGTGATCGTCCTCGTTCCGAGCAAGAAGAAGAATAAGAGCGGCGAAGAATCCGCTCCCGTTTCGGATGACGCGGAGCCCGAAGAAGAAGCCGAGCCCGAAGAAGCCGTCGCGGAAGAAGCTGTTGAGGAAGAACCCGCGGAAGAAGCGGTAGCGGTCGAAGAAGAGCCTGCGGAAGAAGCGCCCGCCGAGGAAGCGGTCGAAGAAGCTCCCGCAGAGGAAGAAGTCGCGGTCGAAGAGGAGCCCGAAGCGGTAGTTGAAGAAGCGGTCGCGGAAGAAGAGCCCGAAGTGATCGAAGTCGCGGAGGAAGAAGCTCCCGCCGAAGAAACGGTTGAAGAAGCTCCCGCGGAAGAAGAGATCACCGCGGCGGCGGAAGAAGAACCCGCGGAAGAAGCCGCGATCGAAGAAGAACCCGAAGCGGTCGCCGAAGAACCCGCCGAAGAAGAGGTAGCGGTCGAAGAAGAGCCTGCGGAGGTAGCGGTCGAAGAAGAGTCTGCGGAGGAAGCGGTCGAAGAAGCGCCCGTCGCCGAAGAGCAAGCCCAAGAGGAGCCCGTCGAAGAAGAAAAAGCGGAAGAGCCTGCCGAAGAAGCGGCGCCGGCTCCCGTAAAGGAAGAGAAAAAGGCTGCGCCCAAAGCCAAGAAATCCGCGAAAGCGGAGGTAGCCGCCGCGAAGGAAGCGCCCGCGCCGAAGCCGATCAAAGCCAAAAAGCCTTCCGATGGTAAGACCGTCGGTAAGTATGAGATCTTGGAAAGAAACGGAAGTTTCTATTTCCTCCTGAAAGCGAATAACGGTCAGCTTCTCCTCGAAAGCCCGAGCTATACGTCCGAGCAAGGCGCAAAGAACGGCATCGAGACCTTCAAGAAAGCCGTCGACGGCGGTATCTACACGATCGACGAAGAGAAGAACGGAAGCTTCCGTTTCGTTATGAGAGCGAGCACCCGTTCGCAAATGCGTTACTACGGCGAGAGTTACAGCACCCGTCAGAGCGCGGAAAGCAGCATTCAGTCCGTAAAGAACTTCGCGCAGAACGCGATTATCAAAGTCGTCGAGAACACCGATCAGGACGCGGTCGCGGCGAACGATTCCGCAACCGTCTTCGTCCCCGATCCCATCACGGAAAAGAGTTATAAGGCGGGCGGTAAGTACGAGATCATCGAACTGAACCCCAATAACTTCCATTTCCTTTTGAAGGCGAACAACGGTCAGCTTCTCCTCGAAAGCCCGAGCTACACGTCCGAGCAAGGCGCAAAGAACGCCATCGAGACTTTCAAGAAAGCCGTTGAAACCGGTATCTACACGATCGACGAGGATAAGAACGGGAACTTCAAGTTCATTTTGAGAGCGAGCACCCGTTCGCAGATCCGTTATTTCGGTGAAAGTTACAGCACCCGCCAGCGCGCGGAAAGCAGCGTCAACTCCGTCAGAAGTTTCGCGGCGAAAGCGGTTCTCAAAAAATCCGAATAA